A portion of the Gossypium arboreum isolate Shixiya-1 chromosome 8, ASM2569848v2, whole genome shotgun sequence genome contains these proteins:
- the LOC108465147 gene encoding uncharacterized protein LOC108465147, producing the protein MSCLALSLQPANGSDILLQTREWFPPARALIALHAFRQTRLAFSNKSPSSVAATSSSSSSSTAEPSAATESIGDDPLSASSGQLIVGVESKYRVVYRLVNSIYVLGITTADHDNSINVFECINIVNQAVSVIVTACRGVDVTPEKLARKYAEVYMALDIVLRGVSNIRLAAMLSYMHGDGIAKMVHSALDTEAKIRGAETWPAVELHSTEHQSNIEAFSNASFELPPETLAAGDQKVSTIVPQSTIEQDEKMIKAEESEAEKDPFAASEAINKQEDLVGGFKKTKDPSATDLTLALAGLEVTTLPPAEATQSTDITVEGFEGKYGGIEFGSEQATLGEAFEGFTDAWGGGLDASEFLENKKVKKQEGLSGLELLQTGDSAAPTAAAAGADGGKSLENLLVKSTEMKGPEMYISEEISAEFRESLLARVGLMGVVYLRTMPPKVCGDKDTEFSFRVEGTSSVKRFVIQSSRISSLGNGMFHVRTAPSEEPIPILKYSLLPRLTPLPLRVRLIKRLSGTLLSVMIQYVSNPELLAPLTDVTFVLKLPVDPTLLKVSPKAVLNRSERELKWHVPEVPLKGTPGKLRVRMPLDSADIDEELEVVGYVKFSVQGATSLSGVCLKPATEGKTDFYEVNHRYQSGIYTCN; encoded by the coding sequence atgtcGTGCTTGGCTCTCTCTCTCCAGCCAGCCAACGGATCTGACATCCTTCTCCAAACCCGAGAATGGTTCCCTCCTGCCCGTGCTCTAATTGCTCTCCACGCCTTCCGCCAGACCCGTCTTGCCTTCTCCAACAAGTCCCCTTCCTCCGTCGCTGCTACCTCCTCCTCTTCCTCCTCATCTACTGCCGAACCTAGTGCTGCCACTGAATCCATCGGCGACGACCCCCTTTCCGCCTCCAGTGGCCAACTAATCGTCGGCGTTGAAAGTAAGTATCGCGTTGTTTACCGCCTTGTAAACTCCATTTACGTCCTCGGAATCACTACTGCCGATCACGACAATTCGATCAACGTATTTGAGTGCATAAATATCGTTAACCAAGCCGTTAGTGTCATCGTAACGGCCTGCCGTGGCGTCGACGTCACCCCTGAAAAGCTCGCCCGAAAATACGCCGAGGTTTACATGGCACTCGACATCGTCCTACGTGGAGTCAGCAACATCCGTCTCGCTGCCATGCTCTCCTATATGCACGGCGACGGGATTGCCAAGATGGTCCATTCTGCACTCGACACTGAAGCCAAGATCCGTGGAGCTGAAACGTGGCCTGCCGTCGAACTTCACTCCACCGAACACCAATCCAACATTGAAGCCTTTTCCAATGCGAGTTTCGAATTGCCTCCGGAAACTCTAGCGGCTGGCGATCAGAAAGTTTCAACGATTGTACCTCAAAGTACAATTGAGCAAGACGAGAAAATGATTAAAGCAGAGGAATCAGAAGCAGAGAAGGATCCATTTGCTGCCAGTGAGGCCATAAATAAGCAAGAAGATTTAGTTGGAGGGTTTAAGAAGACGAAGGATCCATCAGCTACTGATTTAACATTGGCGTTGGCAGGGTTAGAGGTGACTACATTGCCCCCGGCTGAAGCAACCCAATCTACGGACATTACTGTTGAAGGATTTGAGGGGAAGTACGGAGGAATTGAGTTTGGCAGTGAACAGGCTACTCTTGGAGAAGCTTTTGAAGGGTTTACTGATGCTTGGGGTGGAGGCTTGGATGCTTCGGAGTTTTTGGAAAATAAAAAGGTTAAGAAACAGGAAGGGCTCAGTGGGCTTGAACTTTTGCAAACTGGGGATAGTGCTGCCCCAACTGCAGCTGCGGCTGGTGCTGATGGAGGGAAGTCTCTTGAGAATCTTTTGGTGAAGAGTACTGAGATGAAAGGTCCCGAAATGTATATTTCAGAGGAGATCAGTGCGGAGTTTAGGGAATCATTGCTAGCTAGAGTTGGACTAATGGGTGTGGTTTACTTGAGAACGATGCCTCCTAAAGTTTGTGGTGATAAGGATACTGAGTTTTCGTTTCGTGTTGAAGGAACTAGTTCGGTTAAGAGGTTTGTTATACAGAGTTCTCGGATTAGTAGCCTAGGAAATGGAATGTTTCATGTTAGAACTGCCCCATCTGAGGAGCCTATACCAATTTTGAAGTACAGTTTGTTACCTAGGTTGACACCATTGCCTCTGAGAGTTAGGTTGATCAAGCGTCTTAGTGGGACATTACTTTCTGTGATGATACAGTATGTTTCAAATCCGGAGTTATTAGCACCATTGACTGATGTAACTTTTGTCCTGAAATTGCCCGTTGATCCAACATTGTTAAAGGTTTCACCTAAAGCTGTGTTGAACAGATCAGAGAGAGAACTGAAGTGGCATGTGCCAGAGGTTCCACTGAAGGGTACTCCTGGCAAATTGAGGGTAAGGATGCCTTTGGATTCTGCTGACATTGATGAAGAACTAGAAGTTGTTGGTTATGTAAAATTTTCAGTGCAAGGAGCTACTTCATTATCTGGGGTCTGTCTGAAGCCTGCTACCGAGGGTAAGACAGATTTTTATGAGGTAAATCATCGGTATCAGAGTGGCATTTATACATGCAATTGA